A DNA window from Calliphora vicina chromosome 1, idCalVici1.1, whole genome shotgun sequence contains the following coding sequences:
- the Nepl15 gene encoding neprilysin-4, whose translation MITIFQILLLLGVCGIICEAIPVTQNYTQDLLRLAKSSEIKAYLNEEKPPCENFYKFACGKWSRLHPAPPKGKSSNLGQLKNLYWRKCADMLASDGRIDSGLDIKLKNFYESCLETAKIDRMGLEHIMNEVDLKGGWPKVLNAKWYESDYDWLKVVAKMRRNLGVDIMIGLKVVPDFKEKDMHRIMVGAPDLYLSQQAYLLEDEDNERLRTAYTMSIQIQLQRYFPDMSEQWSNEVAQQVVQVERRLAAGFARPDLTVQQKSRLRYTADLKAAYGSYVDINRYLNLIFNSTFYAQVYESPIDYFSNLMDVIKETPKLTIANYTMWKVLNKFDLERAHYAKSSNFCVNKVMEYFPEALENMFARNYHTMQMSNELQSVWSDIKKTFREELHSSPKLSWVGSDTKQKIAEKLDAMDFELSSANTAYAEQMQKVLVRKTNYYQNLISIWQWQSAHNLAKLNERPSEPEEKIDLPHYSYENNKILIPITFLQSRFLWDPSYPHALLYSTMGYLLAQQMFKAFDSQGRKYDKHGNQNAWMDTITEYSFDDKAKCYVEQYTNYKFPNWVRRDEKKLTNTYVSDNAALSIAYKAYTQWWENVANNISAEQESLPLLDKYSRTQLFFIGFAQLWCADYSPDIEEFEELPERWRVIGALANLNEFARVYECDLGNKMNPEQKCVLYKMLRKAILLNPIIVILLIWPYSRTLAQTTIFPIFKQDEAIRNARTREILNYMKLSTDPCVDFYQYACGNWHKFHTPANKQEIETPKSLLDSKVNKDLHKLLDENVTIDDTMTAKKVKTFYKSCLEAKKNELQQQVFLNEFIKNNGGFPAIPGSNWLIHHHNYDWQHIVAGLRYNYGMDILIGMEIDINYQSMHENSIYLGEPSTIIPKHLCSYRGTQRIELTDGEYVPIETEVSDNLRLWLSLNKEEAWKLAADILTFEYDLCTAMYINEAEEQDFVGSGSPEVMHKKYARKTLIDFTHQLQNKIDLNSIVTESFGVPVYKPVFMKSPQYFEQLVRVMDENNSTTVANYIMYRAMSYISLPINDTLPTRPSYCLKIVKKYFPKILGDMYHRKYANVVDQEQVDTIFEKLKDMFAASFQKDWIESSTARLGKNKLAEMNLYFPTYDKTALNLQFSRSDYWTNLKLIMGEVRDHELSRVFATGLPRPKDEVEAYETRIVYRPYHKRIDMGWGLLQTPYYQPQMPNSMRFAIMGQKVAETLARAFDDYGWTTDITGHNNWDPITAVEFYKRANCLRQQVGNYLNNDPDSFRNATKTRELIAKSAALNIAFNAYLDWLNYQNPNNDHGVLSRETLPELNFTNTQLFFIAFAQMHCEAKKKRSQKSKRPLIILSPLDEHTMTRYEVNGPLGNFQEFAREFGCAIGSEMNVADKCIIY comes from the exons atgatAACAATTTTCCAAATACTACTACTCTTAGGAGTATGTGGTATAATTTGTGAAGCCATACCAGTGACACAAAATTATACTCAAGATTTGTTGAGATTAGCCAAGTCTTCGGAAATTAAGGCCTATTTGAATGAGGAGAAGCCACCATgtgaaaatttctataaatttgccTGTGGCAAATGGTCCAGACTGCATCCAGCTCCACCCAAAGGCAAGAGCAGTAATCTGGGTCAATTGAAAAATCTGTACTGGCGTAAATGTGCCGATATGTTGGCCAGTGATGGCAGAATCGATTCGGGTTTGGATATAAAACTGAAAAACTTTTATGAATCTTGTTTGGAAACGGCCAAAATCGATCGCATGGGTTTGGAGCACATAATGAATGAAGTTGATTTAAAGGGAGGCTGGCCGAAAGTGTTAAATGCCAAATGGTATGAGTCCGATTATGATTGGTTGAAGGTGGTGGCCAAGATGAGACGAAATTTGGGAGTGGACATAATGATTGGTCTTAAGGTGGTGCCCGACTTTAAGGAGAAGGATATGCATCGCATTATGGTGGGAGCTCCTGATTTGTATTTGTCTCAGCAGGCCTATTTATTAGAGGACGAAGACAATGAACGTTTGAGAACTGCCTACACCATGAGCATACAAATCCAATTACAGCGTTATTTCCCTGATATGTCCGAACAATGGTCTAATGAGGTGGCCCAACAAGTGGTTCAGGTGGAAAGACGTTTAGCCGCCGGTTTTGCTAGACCTGATTTGACGGTACAACAAAAATCTCGCCTAAGATATACGGCCGATTTAAAAGCAGCCTATGGCAGTTATGTGGATATTAAtcgttatttaaatttaatattcaattcTACCTTCTATGCCCAAGTTTACGAAAGTCCCATTGATTATTTCTCAAATTTAATGGATGTTATCAAGGAGACCCCGAAACTTACAATAGCCAATTATACAATGTGGAAGGTGTTGAATAAATTCGATTTGGAAAGAGCCCACTATGCCAAGAGTAGCAACTTTTGCGTCAACAAGGTCATGGAATATTTCCCCGAAGCTTTGGAGAATATGTTCGCTCGCAACTATCACACCATGCAAATGTCCAACGAGTTGCAGTCAGTTTGGTCTGATATTAAGAAAACTTTCCGTGAGGAATTACACTCTTCTCCCAAATTATCTTGGGTAGGCTCGGACACGAAACAGAAAATCGCCGAGAAATTAGATGCTATGGATTTTGAATTGTCCTCGGCAAATACAGCCTATGCTGAGCAAATGCAAAAGGTGTTggtgagaaaaacaaattactaCCAAAATCTCATAAGCATTTGGCAATGGCAGAGCGCTCACAATTTGGCCAAACTCAATGAAAGACCTTCGGAGCCAGAGGAGAAAATCGATTTACCCCACTATTcctatgaaaataataaaatattaattcccATTACCTTCCTGCAATCACGTTTCCTATGGGATCCCTCCTATCCTCATGCTTTGCTGTACAGCACTATGGGTTATCTACTGGCCCAACAAATGTTCAAAGCCTTCGATTCTCAGGGACGTAAATACGATAAACATGGCAATCAAAATGCTTGGATGGACACCATAACCGAGTACAGTTTCGACGACAAGGCCAAGTGCTATGTGGAACAATACACCAATTATAAATTTCCCAATTGGGTGCGCAGAGATGAAAAGAAGCTGACCAACACCTATGTTTCGGACAATGCAGCTTTGAGTATTGCCTACAAAGCCTACACCCAATGGTGGGAGAATGTGGCCAACAATATATCAGCCGAACAAGAGTCCTTGCCGCTACTCGACAAATACTCCCGCACACAATTGTTTTTCATTGGTTTTGCTCAACTCTGGTGTGCCGACTATTCGCCCGATATTGAGGAGTTCGAAGAACTGCCCGAACGTTGGCGTGTTATTGGTGCTTTGGCCAATTTGAATGAATTTGCCCGGGTATATGAATGCGATTTGGGCAATAAAATGAATCCAGAACAAAAGTGTGTTTTGTAT AAAATGCTTAGGAAAGCAATATTACTAAACCCCATCATAGTCATCCTGTTAATATGGCCGTATTCAAGGACTTTAGCACAAACTACCATATTTCCAATATTTAAACAAGATGAAGCCATACGTAATGCTAGAACCAGAGAAATACTTAATTACATGAAACTCTCCACAGATCCCTGTGTGGATTTCTATCAGTATGCCTGTGGAAATTGGCACAAATTCCATACGCCTGCCAACAAACAAGAAATTGAAACACCAAAATCTCTGCTGGATTCCAAAGTCAATAAGGATTTGCACAAACTATTGGATGAGAATGTAACCATAGACGATACTATGACGGCCAAGAAAgtgaaaacattttataaatcttgTTTGGAAGCCAAAAAGAATGAGTTGCAGCAACAGGTTTTCCTCAATGAATTTATCAAGAACAATGGAGGATTTCCAGCCATACCGGGCTCAAATTGGTTGATACATCATCACAACTATGATTGGCAGCATATAGTGGCGGGTTTGCGTTACAACTACGGCATGGATATTTTGATTGGCATGGAAATTGACATCAATTATCAGAGCATGCATGAGAATAGTATTTACTTAGGTGAGCCCTCTACAATTATACCCAAGCATTTGTGTAGTTATCGGGGCACTCAACGTATAGAGTTAACAGATGGGGAATATGTGCCCATAGAAACAGAGGTGTCAGACAATTTGCGCTTGTGGCTGTCGCTAAATAAGGAAGAAGCCTGGAAATTGGCTGCCGATATTTTGACATTTGAATATGATTTATGCACAGCCATGTATATTAATGAAGCTGAGGAGCAAGACTTCGTTGGCAGTGGTAGTCCCGAGGTGATGCATAAGAAATATGCTCGTAAAACTTTAATAGATTTTACACACCAGCTGCAGAATAAAATCGATTTGAATAGCATAGTAACGGAAAGTTTTGGTGTTCCGGTCTATAAGCCAGTCTTCATGAAAAGTCCCCAATATTTTGAACAACTTGTAAGAGTAATGGATGAGAATAATAGCACAACAGTGGCTAATTATATAATGTACAGAGCAATGTCTTACATTAGTCTGCCCATAAATGACACCCTTCCAACACGACCTTCCTATTGCCTGAAAATTGTCAAGAAATATTTTCCCAAAATCTTGGGCGACATGTATCATCGTAAATATGCCAATGTGGTGGATCAGGAGCAAGTAGACACCATATTTGAAAAGCTTAAAGATATGTTCGCTGCCAGCTTCCAGAAAGATTGGATAGAAAGTAGTACGGCAAGACTGGGTAAAAACAAGCTGGCtgaaatgaatttatattttcccACATACGATAAAACAGCTTTGAATTTGCAGTTTTCGCGCAGTGATTACTGGACTAATCTTAAGCTGATAATGGGTGAAGTAAGGGATCATGAGTTGAGTCGTGTATTTGCCACTGGTTTGCCCAGGCCAAAAGATGAGGTTGAGGCCTACGAAACTAGAATTGTTTACAGGCCTTATCACAAACGTATCGATATGGGTTGGGGCTTATTGCAAACTCCCTACTACCAGCCACAAATGCCCAATTCAATGCGTTTCGCTATTATGGGCCAAAAAGTAGCAGAAACTTTAGCCAGAGCTTTTGATGATTACGGTTGGACTACGGACATTACCGGTCACAATAATTGGGATCCCATTACAGCCGTAGAGTTCTACAAACGTGCCAATTGTCTACGTCAACAAGTTGGCAACTATTTAAACAATGATCCGGATAGTTTTCGCAATGCCACTAAAACAAGAGAACTTATAGCTAAAAGTGCTGCCCTAAATATTGCCTTCAATGCCTATCTAGACTGGTTGAACTATCAAAATCCCAACAATGATCATGGTGTTTTATCACGTGAAACCTTGCCTGAGCTCAACTTCACCAATACTCAATTATTTTTCATAGCATTTGCTCAAATGCACTGTGAGGCCAAGAAGAAACGATCGCAAAAGTCCAAAAGACCCTTGATTATTCTCAGCCCTTTGGATGAGCACACAATGACAAGGTACGAAGTCAATGGCCCATTGGGAAATTTTCAGGAATTTGCCCGTGAGTTTGGATGTGCAATTGGTTCGGAAATGAATGTAGCTGATAAGTgcataatttattaa
- the Nepl13 gene encoding endothelin-converting enzyme homolog, which yields MLQNRKIKLLLICVIIAINHSEQGHQGQSQIQVRKNLPPQNLQQQQQHQQPQIRQLDQRIIQERTHKAREMLKFMNLEGDVCKDFYDFACGKWLQEQNTDKAREGDLISVQSEMEQFANKQLQVILNEPIASQEDISVKVVKDFYRSCLRVPATSPAQKKFMQNIVLNHGGLPDIKRIGWQPNYNWIHVIADLRRKYGLDILIGLTIERTNPNHKAIYIEEPRTTLLPVELCSSLAARQIDEKDQVFDRIQNEIKDNLRNIFELTESNALRIAGSILRFEFDLCKYMRIDQMATTPLDETGNEALNTNRRGHPARIVENKMHGVRQSTSNNLRSLRSLSDNYQIDFKDFIERSLDTTTVSQVYFRSEEYFQQLSSIARKGIHASFAHYIMYRALSEISFPLNERNDQRPFNCANQVMHYLPQVLGKLYADKFNHEQSRQDMKDMFSIIKQSFSKYLLRDVNWMADNTKRAINQKVATLKITFPTYPPNGDVLRGLPLHDDQDYWHKLETIMMYNANQTIQQVRLTNDHSNFIEAPAVTIQQKPLAYELVAGYGLLQKPFYSPVYANSLKYSSIGVAMAREIIKIFDYQGLQQNPMNTFPWDPATMESFPLISECFRAQISNYFHNNPNVYRNASKLRDIMVETSALNIAFNAYIHWLELPHRQRSELQMETLPDMNFTNTQLFFINFAQTHCAAHHKAEIVPEFLPLYRRTMEQYDINGPVSNNVEFSRDFSCEVGADMNLDDKCLLY from the coding sequence atgttacaaaatcgcaaaattaaattactcttAATATGTGTAATAATCGCCATCAATCACAGCGAACAAGGCCACCAAGGTCAAAGTCAAATACAAGTCCGTAAAAATCTCCCACCACAAAATctccaacaacagcaacagcatcaACAACCACAAATTAGACAACTAGACCAGAGAATTATTCAAGAACGAACGCATAAAGCCAGAGAAATGTTGAAATTTATGAATTTGGAAGGAGATGTCTGTAAAGATTTCTATGATTTTGCCTGCGGCAAATGGTTGCAGGAACAAAACACTGATAAGGCCCGTGAGGGTGATCTGATAAGTGTCCAAAGCGAAATGGAACAATTTGCCAATAAACAATTGCAGGTCATACTCAATGAACCAATTGCCTCACAAGAAGATATCAGTGTAAAAGTGGTAAAAGATTTCTATAGATCTTGTTTAAGAGTGCCAGCCACCTCACCGGCTCAAaagaaatttatgcaaaatattgttttaaatcaTGGCGGCTTGCCCGACATCAAACGTATCGGCTGGCAACCCAACTACAATTGGATACATGTTATAGCCGATTTGCGCAGAAAGTATGGCCTTGATATTTTAATAGGCCTCACAATTGAGCGAACTAATCCCAATCACAAAGCCATCTACATCGAGGAACCCCGAACTACTTTGCTGCCAGTGGAACTGTGCAGTTCTTTAGCAGCTCGTCAAATAGACGAAAAGGATCAAGTATTTGATAGAATACAGAATGAAATTAAAGATAATTTACGTAATATCTTTGAGTTGACCGAATCGAATGCTTTGCGTATAGCTGGATCTATATTGCGTTTCGAATTTGACTTGTGTAAGTATATGCGGATAGATCAAATGGCAACAACACCACTTGATGAGACCGGGAATGAGGCGTTAAATACCAACAGAAGAGGCCACCCAGCACGgattgtggaaaataaaatgcATGGAGTTCGTCAAAGCACCTCCAATAACTTAAGAAGCTTGCGAAGCCTTTCAGATAATTATCAAATAGATTTTAAGGATTTCATTGAACGCAGTTTGGATACGACTACAGTATCTCAGGTTTATTTCCGTTCGGAAGAGTATTTTCAGCAATTAAGTAGTATAGCCAGGAAAGGTATACACGCTTCATTTGCCCACTACATCATGTATCGCGCACTATCGGAAATAAGTTTTCCTCTTAATGAGCGCAATGACCAAAGACCATTTAATTGTGCCAACCAGGTCATGCATTACTTGCCTCAGGTGTTGGGCAAACTTTACGCGGACAAATTCAATCATGAGCAATCGAGACAGGATATGAAAGATATGTTTAGTATTATCAAACAGTCTTTTAGTAAATACCTGCTAAGAGATGTCAACTGGATGGCCGACAATACAAAGAGAGCCATTAACCAAAAAGTAGCCACTTTGAAAATCACTTTTCCCACGTATCCTCCAAATGGGGATGTCTTAAGAGGCTTGCCGTTGCATGACGACCAAGATTATTGGCACAAATTGGAAACGATAATGATGTATAATGCCAATCAGACCATTCAGCAAGTCAGACTGACCAATGATCATTCCAATTTCATAGAGGCACCGGCTGTCACCATTCAACAAAAACCTTTAGCTTATGAATTAGTGGCCGGTTATGGCCTCTTACAAAAGCCGTTCTATTCCCCGGTCTATGCCAACTCTCTTAAATACTCCTCCATTGGAGTGGCCATGGCtagagaaattataaaaattttcgactACCAAGGTCTACAGCAAAATCCCATGAACACTTTTCCCTGGGATCCGGCCACCATGGAAAGCTTTCCGCTCATTAGCGAATGCTTTCGTGCCCAAATAAGCAATTATTTTCACAATAATCCCAATGTTTATCGAAATGCCAGCAAATTACGTGATATTATGGTGGAGACAAGTGCCCTAAATATTGCCTTCAATGCCTACATACATTGGTTAGAACTACCGCATAGACAAAGAAGCGAATTGCAAATGGAGACTTTGCCCGATATGAATTTCACAAACActcaattatttttcattaattttgcaCAAACTCACTGTGCAGCCCACCACAAGGCTGAAATAGTGCCGGAATTTTTACCTTTATATCGTCGTACAATGGAACAGTATGATATCAATGGGCCTGTGAGTAATAATGTGGAGTTTAGCAGAGATTTTAGTTGTGAAGTTGGTGCGGATATGAATTTGGATGATAAGTGTTTGTTGTATTAG